CTGGTCAGCGACAAATACTGCGACGGGCTGGGGGCCTGCCTGGGACATTGTCCCCAGGATGCCATTCAGGTGGTCGAGCGTGAGGCCGAAAGCTTTGATGAGGAATCAGTAAAAGCGAACCCAGTAAGGGCAATTCATGAATTGCCCCGACATACCTGCCCCGGATCGCAGATCCGGCAGCAACTTCCATCCCAGGCAACTTCAAACGTTACAACTGTAAACTCTCAACTGGCTCATTGGCCCATCCAGCTGCATCTGGTGCCGGTCAACGCCTCGTTCTTCCAAAATGCCGATCTTCTTATCGCCGCCTCCTGCGTGCCTTTCTCCTATGGTGATTTCCACAATGTGATGCTGGCCGGCAAGGCGCTGATCATAGCCTGCCCAAAGCTGGACAAGACAGACCCGTACCTGGAAAAACTTACGGAGATCTTTCGGCAGAATGACATCAAGTCCGTCACCGTGGCCATCATGGAGGTGCCCTGCTGCCAGGGTTTGCTGCGGGTGGTGCGCCAGGCGCTGAAGGACTCGGGGAAGAGAATGTCCATTACTGTAGAAACCATCACGGTAAAGGGCGAAAGACTTTAACCTCAACCAAACAGTAATGGTAATTCGCTCGTCCGACGTACCTGCGAAAGGTGGCGTAGTCGGATGAATTGCCCCAACCAGAAAGGAAAAACCATGAAAAAGTACCGCTGCACGATCTGCGATTACATCTACGACCCGGCCGCCGGGGATCCTGATTCCGGCATTGCGCCGGGGACCCCGTTCGAGAAGATCCCGGACGACTGGGTCTGCCCCATCTGCCAGGTGGACAAAAGCAACTTTGAGCCGTTGGATTAAACCTGCCACCAAGACACAAAGACATAAAACGATATAAATAATACTCT
The window above is part of the bacterium genome. Proteins encoded here:
- a CDS encoding 4Fe-4S binding protein yields the protein MKRKIVQIDQEKCNGCGECIPNCAEGALKIVDGKARLVSDKYCDGLGACLGHCPQDAIQVVEREAESFDEESVKANPVRAIHELPRHTCPGSQIRQQLPSQATSNVTTVNSQLAHWPIQLHLVPVNASFFQNADLLIAASCVPFSYGDFHNVMLAGKALIIACPKLDKTDPYLEKLTEIFRQNDIKSVTVAIMEVPCCQGLLRVVRQALKDSGKRMSITVETITVKGERL
- a CDS encoding rubredoxin is translated as MKKYRCTICDYIYDPAAGDPDSGIAPGTPFEKIPDDWVCPICQVDKSNFEPLD